Part of the Desulfolutivibrio sulfoxidireducens genome is shown below.
CAGGTAGTGGTTGCCGGCCCCCAGCGTGCCGACCTGGTCCTCCTGGCGCTTTTTGGCCGCCTCGGAGACCATCTCGGGCAGGGCTCCGTCCATGCGGCCATGCTCTTCCATGTGCTCCAGATCGGCCTTCTCCCCGAACCCTCGGGAGACCGCCCAGACCGCGCCGCCTTCGAGCATGGCGTCCAGTTCCCTGGCGCCCAGGCGGATGCCGCCGGTGCTGCCCACCCCGGCCGGGATGCGGGAAAAAAGCGCGTCCGCCAAATGCTCGGCCATCGGCGCCACGTCCGTGGCCTCCAGGTTGGTGACCAGGGTGCGTACCCCGCAGGCGATGTCGAAGCCCACCCCGCCGGCCGAGACCACGCCCTCGTCCGGGTCGAAGGCGGCCACCCCGCCGATGGGGAACCCGTAACCGGAATGGGCGTCGGGCATGGCCAGGCTGGCGGTGACGATGCCGGGCAGGGAGGCCACGTTTTTGACCTGGGTCAGGACCGTGTCCTCCATGTCCTCCAGCAGGCGCCTGTCCGCGAATATACGGCCCGGCACGCGCATGATCCCCTTGCGGGGGACCTCCCAGGCGTCGTCGGCGATGCGGGTGAGTTCGGAAATACGCATGAAAAAACCGTCCAGGCGGCGGCAGGTTGGGCATTGCCCGGCACGTCGCTATTCTCGCCAAGCATAGTTCACGCACGCGGATTTTTGTCAAGGTATTCTTGGCGGGACGAGTTGCTCGACTATCAAATATAGACAAACTGAATTCTTTGTATCCTGTAGAGAGAGGCGGAATCGGCTACCTGGAAACACCGTCGCGGCCGCACCTCCCGCCTTCCTTGATGGGGGGAGGCCAGGCCCTCGGCCCACGGAGATTCCGCACCAAGCCGGCCGAGGACGGGGACAATGGCCCAGACATCGGCCAGGGTCTCCTGGCGGGACGGCAAGGGAATGTGGGAAGTTCAGTTGTGCGGAAAGGCCGTCAGAATGGCGTCCACGGTCACGGCGTTGCCCAGGGGCGTGAAGTGGGTGTCCATGGGCCAGTACAGAGCGGCCGCGTCGGCACGACCGACCAGAAGAGGTTCCATGTCCAGGACCGGGAATCCGGCCGCCTCGGCGGCGGATACGGCAAAGGCCGTCAGTTGGTTGAAGTTTTTGACCACAGTGGGGGCCTCTTTGGCGAAAAGCGAATTCGGGTCCAGGCGGGTAAAATCGATGCGCGGATAAAGGACCTGAAGCGCGGTGGGGATGACCACGAAGCGCACGTCCAGCGTCCTCTCGCGCGCCACCCGGGCCATCTCGGCGAAGACCGCCCGCAATTCCTCCTCCTGCTTGGGTCCGAACCAGCCCATGTTCACCACGGTGCGGTAGAAGGGGTGGAAGGCGAAAGGGGTGTCTTTCGATCCGCCGTCTTTGAGGAAGATCGGATAATAGCCCAGGGTGGAATCCTGTCCCGGTTGGGTCGTCTGGGCGTTCACGCCGGTGGCAAGCGTCCTGGTCTCTCGAAAAAATGCCGTCAAATTGCGGATGGACTCGATCCACAGGTGCCGGGCGTGTCCCACCATCTCGTCCATCTGGCGCTGCCGGTAGACGAGGATGTCCGCCGAGAGGTCGTTGCCCACGTACAAAAGGACGTACACGGTCTTTCCCAAAAATCGGTTTTGCGGCCCAAGCCCGTCCCCGGTCAGGGTTTCGAGCAGTCTGGCGTAGTGGGTCAGGCCGTAGCCGCCCTTGCAGGCGGCGTAGTCGGGCAGGCCGGTCTTTTTCTCGAAGAGGCGGTAGATGGTGTTGTCCGTGCCGGCTCCGGCCCCGTAGCAGAAGGAGTCGCCCAGAAAAAGGACCTGGGCCTGGGATGGGGAGGTGTCGTTCCACCAGCCCAGGGCGTCCACGGCCGAGAGTTCCACGCTGGGCGGGTTGTCCAGGGGCACGCCGTAGGCCCGGTAGGTGTCGTCCACACTGACCGTGGTCGCCGGCTTTCCGGGGGCGTTGACAAAACCCTTGAGCCAGGGCCGGTAGTCGGGATGTCGGAAGGCGGCGAAGACGCCGCGGGAATACAGGAGTTCCTTTTGGGTGGGGGTGAACACGGGAAGGTTTGCCCCGAAATGGTAGAGGAGAATGTCCGCCGTGACCAGGGTGACGTAGACGATGAGCCCGAAGACAACCAGGGAACGGATGATCTTTCGGGCCAGGGCAATGCCGGAATGGGAGGCGGGGGTGGTCATGGAGGGCGTCTTTGCCGTGTCCGGCGCGCCGCATGGTTCACGCGGCGCGCCGGGGGCCGGGACTTACATGCTGTAGAGCTTTTCGCCGGGGATGATGGTGATGCCGTTTTGCCTGAGCACCTCGATGGCCTGGTCGGTGCGGTCGAAGCGGAAGATGATGGTGGCCGCCTTGCTGCTTTGCTGGACGAAGGCGTACATGTATTCCACATTGATGCCGTGGGCGCTGAGCATCTTCAGGATGGAGTGCAGCCCGCCCGGAGTGTCCGGAACCTCGACGGCCACCACGGCGTTGCGGCCCACGGTGAAACCGCCGTCCTTGAGGGTCTTTTTGGCCTTTTCATGGTCGCTGACGATCAGGCGCAGGATGCCGAAATCCGAGGTGTCGGCCAGAGACAGGGCCCGGATGTTGATGTCCGCCTCGGCCAGCAGTCTGGCGACCTCCTCCAGGCGGCCGGCGCGGTTCTCCAAAAAGATGGAAATCTGTTCGGCTTTCATTCTGTCTTCCCCCTTGGTCGCATCGGGTGATCACACCCGGTTTGCCGCCTATCCCTGAGACAGGTGACGCATGTCCACGATGCGCTTGGCCTTGCCTTCGGAACGCTGGATGGAGCGCGGCTCCACGAGTTTCACCGTGGCCGTGACCCCCAGGAACTCCTTGATATGCTTTTGTATCTTGCCGCCGAGGCGTTGTAAATTCTTGATTTCGTCCGAGAAGAGCTTTTCGTCCACCTCCACCTGCACCTCCAGGGTGTCCAGGTTGCCCTCGCGCTTGACCAGAAGCTGGTAATGCGGGGTCAGTCCCTGGGTCTCGATCAGGATGCTCTCGATCTGGGAGGGGAAGACGTTGACTCCCCGGATGATCAGCATGTCGTCGCTACGGCCCATGACCCGGTGCATGCGGGCGAAGGTCCGGCCGCAACGGCAGGGCGTCAGGTTGAGGCTGGTGATGTCCCGGGTGCGGTAGCGGATCAGCGGCTGGGCCTCCTTGCACAGGGTGGTGATGACCAGTTCGCCGGTCTCGCCCGGGGGCAGGGGCTCCTTGGTCACCGGATCGATGATTTCCAAAAGGAAATGATCTTCCTGAAGGTGCGCCCCGGCCTGGGCCTCGATGCATTCGATGCCCACTCCCGGCCCCATGATCTCCGAGAGGCCGTAGATGTCGATGGCCTTGATGCCGAGCTTGGTCTCGATGTCCCGGCGCATCTCCTCGGTCCACGGTTCGGCCCCGAAGACGCCGATGCGCAGCGGCAGATTTTTGATGTCGATGCCGGATTCCAGGGCGGTTTCGTACAGGAACAGGCTATAGGACGGGGTACAGCAGATGACCGTGGCCCCGAAGTCGCGCAGAAGCACCACCTGGCGCTTGGTGCCGCCGCCGGAGACGGGTATGGTGGTCGCGCCCAGGCGTTCGGCCCCGTAATGGGCCCCAAGCCCCCCGGTGAACAGGCCGTAGCCGTAGGCCACGTGGATGATGTCCTGGCGGGTGGCCCCGGCGGCCACCAGGGACCGGGCCATGAGCGTGGCCCAGTTCTCCACGTCGCGCCTGGTGTAGCCGGATACCGTGGCCTTGCCCGTGGTGCCCGAAGAGGCGTGGATGCGCACCACGTTGTCCTTGGGCACGGCGAAAAGTCCGAACGGATAATGGTTGCGCAGATCCTGTTTCTCGGTGAAGGGCAGGTACCTGAGGTCGGCCAGGCTTTGGATGTCCGTGGGCTTGACCCCGGCCGCGTCAAAGGCTTTGCGATAGAAAGACACGTTGGCGTAAACCCGGTCCACCAGGCCCTTCAGGCGTCGAAGTTGCAGCGCCTCCAACTCTTCCCTGGGCAATGTCTCCATGTCGTCGTCGAAAATCATGGGCTTGTCTCCTTGCGAATGAAACCGTAGCCGGAATCGGTCCTACCTGCCCGAACTGGCGAGCCCGCGTCAAGACGGGGACGGAAAAAAACAGGCAGGTTTCCATGGCCAAACGCCCTTGCCTGCTGGCCGCATCACCAGGGATTTGCAGGATCGCCGCAAATCCGGTACATCTTCCTTGTTTTCCTCGCCACATCATTTTGGAACATGCGGCCTCGGGGTGCCGCCACACATGCCCACGGATACCCAAGACAAAAAGCCCAACCGGGCGCGAAAGAAAAAAATTCTTCTGACGACCGTGCAAAAGGCGGTTCTGGTGGCCGGGTGGCTTCGCGAGAAAAAGGGCCGGGAAATCGTGGCCCTGGACGTGACGGGCCTAAGCCCCATCTGCGAGGCCATGGTGGCCGTCTCCGCCGCCAGCGCCCGCCAGGCCAAGGCCCTGGCCGATCATGTCCTGGCCATGTGCGCCGAAAGGGGCATCCCGTATCTGGGCATGGAGGGCTACCGCCATGGCCAGTGGGTTCTCGTGGACTTAAACGACGTGCTTGTTCATGTGTTTCTTGAGGAACTGCGGGGGTTCTACAATATCGAGGGCCTGTGGTCCGAGGCCAGGCCCATCCCCCTGCCTCCGGTCGAAGATGCGGTCAAGGAGCCCGAATGAGCCCCGGGCCGCTGGTCCTGCTCATCCTCGACGGCTGGGGCCTGGCCCCGGCCGGTCCGGGAAACGCCATCGCCCTGGCCGATACCCCGAACTTCGACCGTCTGCGGCGGGAATTTCCCCAGACCCGATTGCGCTGTTCGGGCCGGGCCGTGGGCCTGCCCGAGGGCTTCATGGGCAATTCCGAGGTGGGGCACATGAATATCGGCGCGGGTCGCGTGGTCTACCAGGACATGACCCGCATCGACATGGCCGTGGAGAACGGCTCCCTGGCCGCCAATCCGGCCCTGACGGAACTGGCCGGAAAGGTGAAACGAAGCGGCGGCCGGCTCCATTTCATGGGCCTGGTCTCGGACGGCGGGGTGCACAGCCACATGAGCCACTTAAAGGCCCTGCTGGCGGCTGTGGCCCTTCTCGGGCCGCCCGTGCTGGTGCACGCCTTCCTGGACGGCCGGGACACCCCGCCCGCCTCCGGCCAGGGATTCGTGCGCGATCTGGCGGCTTATTTACGGGAGAACGACCGCGGCGAGATCGCCACCATCACCGGCCGGTTTTACGCCATGGACCGGGACAAGCGCTGGGACCGGGTGGCCCGGGCCTATGCCGGCCTGACTCTGGGGCGGGGCGCGATCGTGACCGATCCCGAGGCCGCCGTGGCCCAGGCCTACGCCGCAGGCGAGACGGACGAGTTTGTTTCGCCGCGCATTCTGGTTGACCCCACGGGCGAGCCCGTGGGCCGCATCCGCGACGGCGACGGCGTGTTTTTTTTCAATTTCCGGGCGGATCGGGCCCGGGAGATCACCATGGCCTTCATCCGGCCCGATTTCGACGGGTTCGCCCGCGAGGCGGTCCCGACCCTGGCCGGGTTCGCGTCCATGACCGAATACGACGCCTCCTTCGGCATTCCGGTGGCCTTTGCCCCGGAGAGCTATTCGGGCGTCCTGGGCGAGGTGTTTTCCGGGGCTGGTCGTGAGCAGTTGCGGCTGGCCGAGACGGAAAAATACGCCCATGTGACCTATTTTTTCAATTGCGGCCGGGAGGACCCGTTCCCCGGAGAGAACCGCATCCTGATCCCGTCCCCGCGCGAGGTCGCGACCTACGACCTCAAGCCCGAAATGAGCGCCAGGGAGGTCACCGAGACCTTTTTGCGGGAGTGGAAAAAAGGCTATGGCCTGTATGTGGTCAACCTGGCCAACCCGGACATGGTGGGGCACACCGGGGACCTGGCCGCCGCCGTCACCGCCTGCGGCGTGGTGGATCAATGCGCCGGGCGCATGGTCGAGGCCGTCCTGTCCTCGGGGGGACGCCTGTGCCTGACCGCGGACCATGGCAACGCCGAGGAGATGGTCGACGCCTCGGGCGGCAAAATGACCGCCCATACCTTAAACGAGGTGCCGTTTGTCCTGGTCGATCCGTCCCGGCGCGGGGCCTGCTTGTCGCCCGGGGTGCTCGGGGACATCGCGCCGACCCTGCTTGAACTTGCCGGCCTGGACAAACCCGTTCAAATGACCGGAAAAAGCCTTCTTGCGACGTCCTGAAGGCACGGAGTCTCGCCCATGCCCGCCAAAAAGCCCCTGACGCCGGTCAAGCCGTCCGGGATGGAACTGGTCTTTTTGTATCCCTGTCCGTTTTGCGGCCAGACCGTGCCCATGGCCTCGCCGGCCAAACCGGTCCTGGCCCAGTGCGGCAACTGCCGCGGCAGGTTTCCCATAGTGCCTGTGGACGAGCGCACGGTGAATTTCGTCAAGCTTATGACCGCATGCGGCAAGGCCGCCGTGGACCCGGATTTCGTCTAGAGCCGTGTTTGTAACGATGGAGGAGCGTCCTTGCGGTAGGCGTCGGCATTCCTGGATTTTTTTGCCGCGGCTTGTGGAGAGCCGATGGCCTCCGCCGCCACATCCTTTGTTGCCAAAGCCCCCGGGACGTTTCATCGCCCCAACAGTTCCATGTAGTCCAGTTCCATTTCGATCATTTCCCCATCCCCCTGGCGCAGCCATTCGGCAAGCCAGCCCAGCCGGCCGGCGATGACCGCCGGGCGCAGCCAGCGCGGATTGTCCGCGCCCAGGACGCCCCGATCGCGCAAGACCCCGATCATGGCCGCCCCCGCCCCCTTTTGGAAGGTGACCGGGTCCTCGATGCCCATGCAGCCCAGGGCCGTGGCCGCGTCGTAAAGCTCGTGTTTGCGGCCGGAAAATTCCCAGTCGATGACCGAGGCCGGGGAATATCCGTCCCATACGACGTTAAGCGGGTGCAGGTCGCCGTGGCACAGGGCCCGGGGAAGCAGGGGTTCGGCGTCGAGGAACTCCCGAATGCCCCGGACGCACCCGGCGAGTCGGGCGTGGACGGCCGGGTTCGAGGTTTCCAGGGCGCGAAGAAGGTCCGCGGCGTACCCGGTAAGACTGAAGTCGGGCAGGTCGTGGGGCAGGGCGGCCCTGGCCGCGCATTCGCGCATGTCGGCCAGGAAATGGCCCAGTTCCCGGCCCGGCTCCTCGCGTCGCGCATACTCCGGGCGAGGCAGGGGGGCGCCGGCCACATACCGCGACAATTGTCCGTGCACCGAACCCTCCGAGACCACGAACCCGCCGTCGCGAGCAGGCAGGCAGTCCCATGCCCGGGCAAGGCCGGCCGCGCGCAGGGCGGTGGTGAGCGCGGCCATGCGGCGTCGGGCGGGGACCTGGGCCGGGGCCAGGAGCTCCAGGACGTACAGGACGCCGGCCTCATCCTCCACCACCCGGCGGGACAGGCACCGCTCCGGGCTTCCGGGGATGGGGATGTCCGGCCTTTCGCGGCGAAACGCAAGGCCCCACGGCCACAGCGGATTGTTCATGCGGGCATGCTCCCTGGCAGGTCGATTCGCGGCCGTGGGCCAAAAGTCCGATGACGGCGCGGGATCGGCCGAGGATACCCGGGGCGGGCGCGGTTCGCAACGCGGCGTCCGACCGGGACGGTGGTCCCCCGGTTTGGTTTGGGGAGGGGGTCGCGGCGACGCGCAAAATAACGTGAAGCCCCTTGCTTGCCGCGAGTTCGGCATTAGTATAAAGAGGTCACGTTTGGGGGCGCCCCGGTTTCGACGGGGATGAAGATGCCCAGGTTGCAGGCCGAGGTGCCGCGAGGCCTCGTAAAACACGCGGCAACCGGTATAATTGCCAACGACTACGACTACGCCCTGGCTGCTTAAAGACAGCCAGCGTCCCTTTGGCCGACGCCTGATACGCTGAAGTAGGACGCCAACCCCCATCAGGCTGGCGAATGCCCGT
Proteins encoded:
- a CDS encoding ACT domain-containing protein produces the protein MKAEQISIFLENRAGRLEEVARLLAEADINIRALSLADTSDFGILRLIVSDHEKAKKTLKDGGFTVGRNAVVAVEVPDTPGGLHSILKMLSAHGINVEYMYAFVQQSSKAATIIFRFDRTDQAIEVLRQNGITIIPGEKLYSM
- a CDS encoding phenylacetate--CoA ligase family protein, which translates into the protein MIFDDDMETLPREELEALQLRRLKGLVDRVYANVSFYRKAFDAAGVKPTDIQSLADLRYLPFTEKQDLRNHYPFGLFAVPKDNVVRIHASSGTTGKATVSGYTRRDVENWATLMARSLVAAGATRQDIIHVAYGYGLFTGGLGAHYGAERLGATTIPVSGGGTKRQVVLLRDFGATVICCTPSYSLFLYETALESGIDIKNLPLRIGVFGAEPWTEEMRRDIETKLGIKAIDIYGLSEIMGPGVGIECIEAQAGAHLQEDHFLLEIIDPVTKEPLPPGETGELVITTLCKEAQPLIRYRTRDITSLNLTPCRCGRTFARMHRVMGRSDDMLIIRGVNVFPSQIESILIETQGLTPHYQLLVKREGNLDTLEVQVEVDEKLFSDEIKNLQRLGGKIQKHIKEFLGVTATVKLVEPRSIQRSEGKAKRIVDMRHLSQG
- the rsfS gene encoding ribosome silencing factor, giving the protein MPTDTQDKKPNRARKKKILLTTVQKAVLVAGWLREKKGREIVALDVTGLSPICEAMVAVSAASARQAKALADHVLAMCAERGIPYLGMEGYRHGQWVLVDLNDVLVHVFLEELRGFYNIEGLWSEARPIPLPPVEDAVKEPE
- the gpmI gene encoding 2,3-bisphosphoglycerate-independent phosphoglycerate mutase — encoded protein: MSPGPLVLLILDGWGLAPAGPGNAIALADTPNFDRLRREFPQTRLRCSGRAVGLPEGFMGNSEVGHMNIGAGRVVYQDMTRIDMAVENGSLAANPALTELAGKVKRSGGRLHFMGLVSDGGVHSHMSHLKALLAAVALLGPPVLVHAFLDGRDTPPASGQGFVRDLAAYLRENDRGEIATITGRFYAMDRDKRWDRVARAYAGLTLGRGAIVTDPEAAVAQAYAAGETDEFVSPRILVDPTGEPVGRIRDGDGVFFFNFRADRAREITMAFIRPDFDGFAREAVPTLAGFASMTEYDASFGIPVAFAPESYSGVLGEVFSGAGREQLRLAETEKYAHVTYFFNCGREDPFPGENRILIPSPREVATYDLKPEMSAREVTETFLREWKKGYGLYVVNLANPDMVGHTGDLAAAVTACGVVDQCAGRMVEAVLSSGGRLCLTADHGNAEEMVDASGGKMTAHTLNEVPFVLVDPSRRGACLSPGVLGDIAPTLLELAGLDKPVQMTGKSLLATS
- a CDS encoding phosphotransferase, with the translated sequence MNNPLWPWGLAFRRERPDIPIPGSPERCLSRRVVEDEAGVLYVLELLAPAQVPARRRMAALTTALRAAGLARAWDCLPARDGGFVVSEGSVHGQLSRYVAGAPLPRPEYARREEPGRELGHFLADMRECAARAALPHDLPDFSLTGYAADLLRALETSNPAVHARLAGCVRGIREFLDAEPLLPRALCHGDLHPLNVVWDGYSPASVIDWEFSGRKHELYDAATALGCMGIEDPVTFQKGAGAAMIGVLRDRGVLGADNPRWLRPAVIAGRLGWLAEWLRQGDGEMIEMELDYMELLGR